The stretch of DNA GCTCTGCTTCTTCGCTCTCGCCGCTGTCCCTTCCATTCCTCCGGCGGTTGTCCTATTTCTGCTCGGGACCGCCAAAGGAGTTCTGTTCCCGGCAATGGCCTCACTGTTCATCGGCATCAGCGGCCCCGGACGTATGGGAAGGACTTTCTCGCTGCAGTCGATTGCGACCTCCCTTGGCGCCTTCGCCGGACCCGTTGCTGCCGGACAGCTGCGGGGGATGGTCTCGCCATACTTCATTGCCTTTCTGCTGATGATGATGGCGCTGCTGCTGCTTCCGCTTTACGGTTCGGGGAAGCTTTCCGCTTATCACCCTGATTGGAACAGCCGTGCTGCCTGATGACGGACGCCGGTGCAATAAGACCCAAAAACATGATGTCTGCTCCATACACAATGGGCAAGGACACAAACCCGGTGGATGAATTGACATATAATACCGTGTAGTTAAGAATCCACTGCGAAAGAGAGTTGAACTGCAAATGTCCAATCCGTGCTGTCCTAAACCTATTGTCGCTCCATGCCCTACTTCTGCCGGTGTCATTCTGGTTCTCTACGTTCTGCTTGTCATCATTCTGAAAACTTTCTGGGTTTAACATCCATCCAATTCTCTGTCAATGTGCAAATCTTGCGCAATCACCCGGACCGCCGCTGGCGTCCGGGTGATTGTTTGTGGCATTATTTAAACATATTCTGCAATTCAGCCTGCGGATATGCGACATTTCCCGGGGAATGACTGCAACCCAGTCGCCCTTCTATTAAAAACGACAAACATTAGGTAAAATATAGTTAAGCCCGTACGCAACTCGGCATTTTGTGCCGTTCGCTGCCACTATTCGGACGGAGGTGACGCCACGATTATGTCCATTACTATTATTGTCGAAGGCAAGAATGACCGCAGCCGTTTGCGGCGTCTCCTGATGCCCGAAGTCGAGATTCTATGCACCTTTGGCACACTCAATACGCTCAAGCTGGAAACACTGCGCAAACAAGTCGGCGACAGTGAAGTCTATCTCTATATGGATAACGACAGCTCCGGCAAAAAAATACGCGGCGTTCTGCGCGACGCTTTCCCGGGCGCAGAGCATATTTACACCCGCCGGGGTTATGCCGGAGTCGAAGGCACTCCCGATGAATACAACATCTCTCAGCTGGAAAAAGCGGGACTGGAAGAATTCATTATCTACCCTGATCCAACTCCTTATTAGAAAAAGCGCCTTCGGCTTCTACCTTTCATCATCTTAAAAGGTGATAGCGAAAAGACGCTTTTCACGCTGCCGCATCATGCCCTGCGTTACTCGCGAGCCAGCTTTTTCACGGCGCCCGCCAAAAGTTCCGGAGTAACCTGGTCTGTCTCGCTGGCATTATACAGTGCGCGCAGCCGGTTCTTCCGGTCCACAAGCCCGATCAGGTTCGCGTGGGCGAAATTGTCCTTGTTGTTTCCGGCGATCAGTATTTTGAAGGAACCTGCCGCCAGATCCCGAACCTTCTCCTGATCCCCTCGCAGAAAATACCAGCCGGCATAATCAGCGTGGAAACGGTCGGCGAACGTCTTGATCGCTTCACGCGTATCGTTCTGAGGGTCAAATGAAATCGACAGGAATGCCGTGTCTTTACCAAAACTGCCGTCCTTAATGAGCAGATCCTGTACCTGCGACAGAGCGAAGGTCGTGATCGGGCACACATCCGTGCACTGGGTAAAAAAGAAATAAACTAACCGCACCTTGCCTTCCGTATCGGAAAGCGTAACGATGTCACCGTTTACATTTTCAAGGGAGAAGTCCTGCACTTCCCCGATAACCGGCAGCTTTCCCGCCCGGGAAGCCCAGGAGCTTACGACCAGATAGGCCGCCATGGCCAGCGCAAGCAGCAGCAGAAGCCAAGTCCATTTATACCGTGTCAGGATGTGCATGATCTTCTCCCTTCATTATCCGTGAATCGTATTGAGCACCAGCGCGATCAGGCTCAGAGTCAAATAATTAATGGAAAAGAAGAAATTCTGCTTCGCCCAGGCGTCGTCATCTTTCGCCTTCAGGCCTTTAAGTGTAAGATAGAGCCATGTAAGAGATAGCCCGGCGGAAACAATCAAATAATAAATGCCGGCATAGCCAAACCCATACATGAACACCGAAACCGGAACGAGCAGCGCGACATATGGAATCATCTGTATTTTGGTCCGGCGTGTGCCTTTCACAACTGGAAGCAGCGGAAACCCCGCATTGCGGTACTCTTCCTTGCGCCGGATGCCGAGCGCCCAGAAATGAGGGGGCTGCCACAGGAACAGCATCGCGAACAGCAGCCAGGCGCCAAGATCAACCTTGCCCGTCACGGCAACATAGCCGATTACCGGCGGCATTGCGCCGGAAATCGCGCCGACCGAAGTGCTCCAGGTGGAGGTCCGCTTCAGCCAAAGGGTATATACCACCACATAGACGAACATGCCGACAATTCCGAACAGACCGGCCAGAATTCCGGAAAAAAGAAACAGCGTGATGAGTCCCGCAATGCCAAGAGCCGCAGCATAAAGCAGAACCGTATTAGGCTTAAGCCGCCCGGTCGGCAGTCCGCGTTTCTTGGTCCGTTCCATTTTCATATCCAGATCGCGGTCGAAATAATTATTGAACACACAGGCCGAAGCCATAACAAGCATGGTGCCGATCAGGGTCAGCAGCAGCTTGCCGTAGCTAACATCCCAGCCGGAAGCCAGCCAGAAGCCGGCAAAGGCGGCGATAAGATTCGAACGGATAATGCCCGGTTTGGTTACCGTAATGAAATCGCGCCAACTGGCCCGCTCAGCTTCAGGGGGGAGTTTGGCGGACATAGCCGCGGAATCGGAAGAGGCTTGATATCTCCATTGATTATTCACGTATTCGAGTTCCTCCTTCATGTTCAGTCTTTAAAGACAGAACGAACTTGCAAGCCTGTTTATCAGCTCTCGTTGACAAATCTCAGCCTTCCGCTGTTAACTTTATCATAACAAACCGCAAAATACTTTGACAATCTTTGACCAAGATGTTCATTAATTTGACAACTGCGTGACGGAAATATTTCGTTACAATATAAATATAAAGATGATAAAATGGGTAGTTATTAATAGAGAACTTCCGTGCAAAGGAGATCTGTGCTATGGATACTGCTACACACTTCGTCATGGGTTTTGGACTTGCCGGGCTCTCCTTCGTCGATCCCGCCGTTGGTTCTCAGCCAATGCTCTCAGGCGCCGTTATGCTGGCCACCGTTATCGGCTCGCAGGCTCCTGATGCGGACACGGCTCTGCGCCTGAAGAATAATGCGGTGTATATTCGCAATCACAGAGGGATTACGCACTCCCTTCCTTTTTTATTGCTCTGGCCCGCGCTGATTACCCTTGTGCTCAGTCCGATCTTCGGTCTGAACGACATCCGTTCCGTCGGTCATCTTGCCCTCTGGAGCTTTATTGCCGTAGCCCTGCACGTCTTCTCCGATCTGTTCAATACCTACGGCACCCAAGCGGCGCGGCCATTCACCGAACGCTGGATCGCGTGGAATATTATCCATATTTTCGATCCGTTTATTTTTGGAAGCCATGTTGCGGCCATTGCACTGTGGATCACCGGTATTGTTCCCCCGGCGCCCTTGTTCGTATCGCTGTACAGCATCATCGTCCTGTATTATATTTGGAGGACCACCGCCCATATCCGGATAACCCGCAGTATTAAGGCCAAAGATCTCCATCATGAACCCGGCGAGAAATATATCCTTATTCCCACGATAACGCCAAGACGATGGAATGTCGTCAAGACGAGACAGGATGGCAGCTACTACGTCGGCCAGCTTAACTACGGGCGCCTGGAATGGCTCAAGCACGCGGTCAACTCACAGCATCCGGCTGTGGAGCGTTCCAAGTCCCATCCGGATATTCAGGCTTTCTTGTACTTCACTTCCTATGCCATTGCCGAGGTGGAGGAACTGCCCTCAGGTTACATTGTACGCTGGGGAGACGTCCGTTATTTGCATCGGAAACAATTTCCATTTGTCGCCGTGCTGGTCATGGATCACCAGTATCATCCGCTTCAGACGTATGTAGGCTGGCTCAGCAGCGAGAAGCTGGATGAGCGTTTCGCGATTGAACCCGGCTCAATGAAAGTATAGTTTCAGGCTGCATCCGTGCTGAATAGCGTCAGGCTAAATGGCTGCTGTCCGGCTCTTTTTTAGTCCTCAAAACCAAACAAATCCCGGAGCGCCCAATGCTCCGGGATTTGTCGCTTATCACGCTGAATGTACTCAGAAAGACTTTAACATCTACCTGATTTCATAATAAAATAGAGATATACCCGGCGGCCGCCATTACCTTATCGGAAGCGGCTAAATCCGTCGTGAAACGAAAGGAGTCACACCTTGAGCAAAGGACTCTCGCTTTGGTTCGCGATTTCTTCCATTCTTTTGCTTGCTGCGGCTTCCATCGCCATCAGCTACCGGCTATGGGCCGCGCTGCTGCTGGGAGCACTGTGCGTGCTGAATATCGGCTGGGGATTCATTATCAAAGCCCGCAGCGCAAGAGAGTGACAGCCGCTCGCGATTTATGTTGGCCGAGCGGCTGTACCCGCGACGCAACCTTTTACTTTGACCGTGCAGGCAGGAATCCCATGCGTTCCTTGACTCCGTCCAGCGTCACCGACGCCACGGCGCGGGCGCGTTCCGCGCCCGTCGCGAGAATATCGGTGATGGCGCCGGAACTGCGGATCTCATGGTAGCGCTCCTGAATCGGCTCAAGCGCTGCCACGATGACCTCGGCCAAATCCTTTTTGAAACCGCCGTACATCTGTCCTTCATAACGGTCGGTGATTTCCGCAAGGGACAGCCCAGAACATTCCGCGTAAATACCCATCAGATTGCTGACCTCCGGCTTGTTCGCCGGGTCGTACACGACTTCGCGTCCGGAATCCGTAGTGGCCCGGCTGATTTTTTTGCGGATAACGTCCGGGGGATCGAGCAGAGCGATATAGCTGCCCGCATTCGGACTGCTCTTGCTCATTTTCTTCGTGCCGTCATCCAGCGACATTATCCGGGCGCCGACCTTAGGAATATACGGCTCCGGAATGGTGAAGAACTCGCCGTAGCGGTGGTTGAACCGTCCCGCCAAATCACGTGTCAGCTCAAGATGCTGCTTCTGGTCTTCGCCTACCGGAACGAGGTCCGCGTTGTATACGAGGATGTCGGCGGCCATCAGCGCCGGATACACGAACAATCCCGCGCCCACGTTGTCCTTCCCCGATGATTTGTCTTTAAACTGAGTCATCCGCTCCAACTCGCCCATCGAGGTGAGCGTCGTCATCAACCAGCCCAGCTCGGCATGCTGGGGAACATGCGACTGAAGGTATACATTGGAGCGGCTCGGATCAATTCCCGCTGCGATGAACAGCGCGGCAACCGCCTCGGACTGTTCGCGCAAGCTGGCCGGTTCCTGCGGTACGGTGACGGCATGCAGGTCAACCACCATGAAATAGCATTCATGCTCCTCTTGAAGCTTGACGAAATTTTTCATTGCACCGATATAGTTGCCGATCGTCAGCTTACCGCTGGGCTGTATGCCGGACAGAACTTTTTTCATACTGTAACTCCTCCGATCAATGGTTATCTTGCTTCCAAAAGAACGCAAAAAAGCCTCACTCCGAAGGGACGTGAGACCGTGGTGCCACCCTTATTCGCCGCCGCAGCCTTCCCATGCTTGCGCCCTTAAACGGACCGCATTGCGGAATACTGTAACAGCCTTAAGACATCCTGTAACGGGGACGATCCGGCCGGTCTACTAGGGAAAGATTTCCCGTTCGAGCGCGGCGCTCAGGGGTCCATTCATCCGGGAGGCATCCTCCGGTTCGCATCATCCACCGGCTTTCTGAAGTCCTCGCTCCCGCCTACTTATCCCCGTCATCGCATTGACAACTTAGTTAACTGAGTTCATCATAGAGCCGGGAAAGATGTTTGTCAAATTTTTATCCCCTCGAACATAAATCTGTTATGATAAGGTTATCGTGTTCACATTTTGTATTAAGTGAATGATAAAGGAGCATGGATCATGAAACAGGTGACCAAAGGGCAATGGTGCGGTTATGATACTTATATTTTGCACAGCCGCGACTTGGAAGTCACGCTGCTGCCACGTCTGGGCAACAACGTAATCTCCCTGTGGGACCGAAAGGAAAGACGAGAGGTTCTGCGTCGGCCGGAAGAGGCCGATCTGGATTTTTATATGCAGAAGCCGTATCACTTCGGCATTCCGCTCTTAATTCCGCCGGGACGTATCTCCAAGGGACAGTTTGAATTTGATGGGGCGCATTACCAGTTCGACCGCAACACCGCCGGTGACAATCACATTCACGGCCTGCACCGGACGCAATCCTGGTGCGTCAGCGATATCGAGGAAGACGAAGAAGGATGCGCGGTGACGACCGAGTTTAAGACGGCAGACGATGCCCATTGGATGGAGCAGCTGCCGGCGCCGCTCAAATTCGAGATGACATTCCGGCTGCAGGATGCGTCTTTAAAGCAGACCTTGAAGGTAACCCACCTTGGCGGCGAACGGAGCATTCCCTTCGGAATCGGCTATCACACCTGGTTCATGATTGACGGTCAGCCGAAGCGATGGAGCCTCAAGCTGCCGGTAGAGAGCATCTACGAATTGAATGACCAACTGCTGCCCACTGGAAATGTGCTTCCACTCGGTTCGCTGGATACCTTGAATGAAGGGATGAACCTGCAGGGCACGGGCTTCGACACCGCCCTGCGAATTGGAGAGAAGCGGCCCGTAGAAGCTCTGCTGCTCCGGGATGACGGCTATGGGCTGCGTTACCTTGCAGACGAAAGCTATTTCCGCCACTGGGTTATCTATACAAAAGGATCCGCCGACCAATTTCTCTGCGCCGAGCCATATACATGGCTGCCGGATGCACCCAATGTCTCCTCTGATCCGAACTTTACCGGCCTGCTCACGCTTGCCCCCGGACAGAGCCTTGAACTGACTACTTCAATTGAAATGATATATCCTGACATTTGAGATTTGCAGCCAATTGAGCATGCTGCTATTATTTGCCAAGAGGGCGGCCCGCCGAAACATTTGGACCGCCCTCTTATTTTAATTTCCAAAGCTCGCTTTTTATACACTTATTCCCAGCCTTATAACCTTCTTGCACCATGCATGATTTCCCGTCACCGCGCTCATACTATCTCTACCAAGGACGAAGGAGGTGACAAACATGGGTCAAGTAGGTCAAAGCCAAGGTCGCAGCAGTCGTTCCAACAATCTGATCGTTCCTCAAGCAAACGCCGCGCTGCAACAACTGAAATTTGAAGCGGCACAAGAGCTTGGTGTAACCATCCCTCAAGACGGTTACTACGGTAACTACACTTCCCGCGAAACCGGTTCTTTGGGAGGTTATATCACCAAGCGTCTCGTACAACTGGCAGAGCAGCAGCTCTCCGGTCGTTCGGGTCTGTAATGCCTCGTTTATCGCTTTTATTCGGTCTGCCCGTAAGGGTCCGCCGAGATGATTTGCAGCCCTCCCGCTTCCACAAGGAAGCGCGGGGGCTTTTTCATGGTTCGCACCGGTTATCCGCAGTCCTCCGTATCCTGCTGCACATTCCTCGGGTACCGGATCATCAGGTTAGCCATATTGTAATTGGACTCCAAAACAGCATCGACAATGATAATCCCCTTCTTCACGGCAAACTCATAGCTAATCTCTCCATGCGTCCATCGGCGCTTAAACTTCAGACTCTCGAGTGCCATCAAACGAAATGAAGACTGCTGCGAGGCTGTCAGCCCCTCCGTTTCCTCCGCAAATGTTCCACTGCGGCCGTACAGAGGATTATGACGAATTCCAAACTTTCCGATGATATTATTTCGTATTTGCACAAAAACCGTACCGGAAGATACCCCCGATAATTCCTCCTGAAGCTCTTTAAATACCAGGTCCATTTGCCTAGCCAAAGACAATTGATCCGTCTTAAGCATATTTTTCCTCCTCTGTCTTGCTTGCTACCTTACTCCCTAAGGCTTAGGACTCATTATAGGATAGAAGGCAACACCCCACAACAATTATCAACATAATTGGGTTATTATCCCTATAAAATGCGCTTTTTCTTCTATCTTCTTCCAACTTCACCTCGATAAAACGATCACTTTCGACAAATTCGCATAAAAAACGACCCCCACGACTAAATCCATCATGAGGGTCATTTCGCATTTACGTAATATTCAATCCATTACTTGCGCTTAATTACACTGACAAATAGCGAATCTTTCATAAATACGAAGTCAAGCTAAGTACTTAGTCATATCCAGGAAGGTGGAAATATCTTCAAGAATCAGGTCGGCGGCTCCCTGCCAAAAGTCCGGCTGCGACAGATCCACTCCCAGATGTTTGCCTGCCAGATCCTCAAGCGTCATTACGCCTGTGTCACGCAGCAGCGCATCATATTTGTCCGCAAAGGAGGGGCCTTCCTGCAGGGCGAGACGGTACAGTCCGGTGCTGAACATATACCCTACGGTATAAGGGAAGTTATAGAACGGCACGCCGGTAATATAAAAATGCAGCTTGGACGCCCAGAAATGCGGATGGTAGCTGGAAAGAATGCCGCCAAAAGCTTCCTTCTGCGCTTCAACCATCAGCGCGGAAATCTCTTCTGCGCTGACCAGTCCTGCCTTGCGCTGCTCGTAGAAACGGGTCTCAAACAGGAACCGGGCATGTATATTCATAAAAAAAGCAACGCTGTTCTGGATTTTCTCTTCCAGCAGAGCCAGCTTCTCTTCATCGCTCCCTGCCGCCTTGACCTGCGCGTCGGAGACGATGACTTCGGCGAAGGTCGAGGCCGTTTCCGCCACATTCATGGCATAGTTCTGGTTAAGCACCGGCTGGTCATCGAGCAGGTAGGAATGGTAAGCATGGCCCAGTTCATGCGCCAGCGTCGCGACATTGGAAGGCGTGCCGCTGTATGTCATAAATATCCGTGATTCCTTGCTAAGCGGGAACGAGACGCAAAAGCCGCCCGGACGCTTGCCCGGCCGGTCTTCCACTTCAATCCAGCTGCTGTCAAATGCCCGCTCGGCAAATTCCGCAAGCTTCTGACTGAATTTACCGAACTGGGTGATGATTTCTTCCGCCGCCCGGTCATAGGATATCTTGCCTGAGGACCGTGCCAACGGGGCCTCCACGTCCTCCCAGCCGAGCTTCGTAAGTCCCAGCAGCTTCGCCTTGCGTTCCAAATAGGCGATGAGCGCCGGCTTGCTCTTGACGATAACATCCCACATGACATCCAGCGATTCGCGGGACATGCGGTTGATGCCGAGGGGCTCTTTCAGCACGTCGTCCCATCCCCGGCGTTCATACAGCTTCAGGCGGAAGCCGGCCAGATGATTGAGTGTATCCGCGGCGTAATCGGCGACGCCTTCCCACGCCTTTTCCCATTTGACGAACATGTCCTTCCGGGCTTGATTGTCATTGTCGTGCAGCTTGTTGAAAGCCTGGCCCGCCGACAGCAGCTTCTCCCCGTCCTCATCCGTGTAGGGAATCGCGATGGAGCTGACAATTGTTTCATAATGCTCGCTCCAGCCGTGATAACCGTCCACCGCAAGCTCAAGCGCCAGGCTCTCCAGCTCCGGACTCATCTTCTCGCGGGCTTGATCCCGGCTCTCACTGAGCACGAACGTCAGCGGCGCGATCTCGGGCCGGGCCATCCATTGCCGCCATACATCGTCTTCCGTCTGGCGAAGCACATTTTCGAATTCAGAGGATACGCCCTGAAACCGGGCGCTTAGTCCGGCAACGGTTCCCGACAGGCGTACGGCTGCTTTATCCTGCTGGTTCTGCGCTCCGAGGCATCCGGCGAACTCCGAGGCCTGAACAACACGCGCGGTACAGCTTTGCAGAAGCGCAATGACGCCGTCCAGCGCCTTCGTCGACTCCAAATCCACCGGAGCCTTAGCCGCTCTTACTTGCTGCGCGAGCTTGCCAATATCGCCTTCTAGTTCGCTCAAGAATCGTTCAAATCCAGGGGATGCCGAGCCACCTTCAAAAATGGAATCCAGCTCCCAAGTTAAAGACAACGGCTGTTTCATTTTTGTACCACCATTCCTTTACTTTTCATTCGGTTCACCATTCACATCATACAACATTCACTTTGTAATCGGACGTATCCCATGGTAAAGTGAATAACACGCCATACCATTCATTAAAGAACAGGAGGACATTAATGATGCGGCCACTGCAAATTTCGCCGGAAACGGCCTTGGCGCTCTCCAAGCAGCTGGGTGTGCCTCTGGAACATTTAATGCATATGCCCCAGCATATTCTGCTGCAAAAAATAGCCGAACTATCCAAGAAAAATACGGATGGCGGGGAACCGAAAGACGGTGCAGAAGGCAAGGACGAAGCATGATTCCGTTCAGCCACACGTGGCCATACGAACTCATACTGGGCGATCTGTACGTCCAATCCTGCCCATTCTGCAGCGCGGAGAATGTGCTGCTCCCCATGAAGCCCAAAGAACTTCAGAGCGTCCGGGAAGGCAAGAAGAAGCTGCTTGTCTTCCCCTGCTGCAGCGAAAGACCTGTTGTCGTGGACAGCGACGGCGATTATCTGCTGTTCGACCGGGCGGTGCGTTAAAGGCACCGTCCGGCTCTTTTTTTAGATTAAAGAATTTATAAGTTTTCAGCGGAGCTGAACGATTCTTTAATCGCAAGAAAAAACAACCGCTAATGAGGGATTAGACAACTTCT from Paenibacillus sophorae encodes:
- a CDS encoding DNA primase produces the protein MSITIIVEGKNDRSRLRRLLMPEVEILCTFGTLNTLKLETLRKQVGDSEVYLYMDNDSSGKKIRGVLRDAFPGAEHIYTRRGYAGVEGTPDEYNISQLEKAGLEEFIIYPDPTPY
- a CDS encoding SCO family protein, which codes for MHILTRYKWTWLLLLLALAMAAYLVVSSWASRAGKLPVIGEVQDFSLENVNGDIVTLSDTEGKVRLVYFFFTQCTDVCPITTFALSQVQDLLIKDGSFGKDTAFLSISFDPQNDTREAIKTFADRFHADYAGWYFLRGDQEKVRDLAAGSFKILIAGNNKDNFAHANLIGLVDRKNRLRALYNASETDQVTPELLAGAVKKLARE
- the cyoE gene encoding heme o synthase; translated protein: MSAKLPPEAERASWRDFITVTKPGIIRSNLIAAFAGFWLASGWDVSYGKLLLTLIGTMLVMASACVFNNYFDRDLDMKMERTKKRGLPTGRLKPNTVLLYAAALGIAGLITLFLFSGILAGLFGIVGMFVYVVVYTLWLKRTSTWSTSVGAISGAMPPVIGYVAVTGKVDLGAWLLFAMLFLWQPPHFWALGIRRKEEYRNAGFPLLPVVKGTRRTKIQMIPYVALLVPVSVFMYGFGYAGIYYLIVSAGLSLTWLYLTLKGLKAKDDDAWAKQNFFFSINYLTLSLIALVLNTIHG
- a CDS encoding metal-dependent hydrolase; the protein is MDTATHFVMGFGLAGLSFVDPAVGSQPMLSGAVMLATVIGSQAPDADTALRLKNNAVYIRNHRGITHSLPFLLLWPALITLVLSPIFGLNDIRSVGHLALWSFIAVALHVFSDLFNTYGTQAARPFTERWIAWNIIHIFDPFIFGSHVAAIALWITGIVPPAPLFVSLYSIIVLYYIWRTTAHIRITRSIKAKDLHHEPGEKYILIPTITPRRWNVVKTRQDGSYYVGQLNYGRLEWLKHAVNSQHPAVERSKSHPDIQAFLYFTSYAIAEVEELPSGYIVRWGDVRYLHRKQFPFVAVLVMDHQYHPLQTYVGWLSSEKLDERFAIEPGSMKV
- the trpS gene encoding tryptophan--tRNA ligase, encoding MKKVLSGIQPSGKLTIGNYIGAMKNFVKLQEEHECYFMVVDLHAVTVPQEPASLREQSEAVAALFIAAGIDPSRSNVYLQSHVPQHAELGWLMTTLTSMGELERMTQFKDKSSGKDNVGAGLFVYPALMAADILVYNADLVPVGEDQKQHLELTRDLAGRFNHRYGEFFTIPEPYIPKVGARIMSLDDGTKKMSKSSPNAGSYIALLDPPDVIRKKISRATTDSGREVVYDPANKPEVSNLMGIYAECSGLSLAEITDRYEGQMYGGFKKDLAEVIVAALEPIQERYHEIRSSGAITDILATGAERARAVASVTLDGVKERMGFLPARSK
- a CDS encoding aldose 1-epimerase, which codes for MKQVTKGQWCGYDTYILHSRDLEVTLLPRLGNNVISLWDRKERREVLRRPEEADLDFYMQKPYHFGIPLLIPPGRISKGQFEFDGAHYQFDRNTAGDNHIHGLHRTQSWCVSDIEEDEEGCAVTTEFKTADDAHWMEQLPAPLKFEMTFRLQDASLKQTLKVTHLGGERSIPFGIGYHTWFMIDGQPKRWSLKLPVESIYELNDQLLPTGNVLPLGSLDTLNEGMNLQGTGFDTALRIGEKRPVEALLLRDDGYGLRYLADESYFRHWVIYTKGSADQFLCAEPYTWLPDAPNVSSDPNFTGLLTLAPGQSLELTTSIEMIYPDI
- a CDS encoding alpha/beta-type small acid-soluble spore protein, coding for MGQVGQSQGRSSRSNNLIVPQANAALQQLKFEAAQELGVTIPQDGYYGNYTSRETGSLGGYITKRLVQLAEQQLSGRSGL
- a CDS encoding M3 family oligoendopeptidase — protein: MKQPLSLTWELDSIFEGGSASPGFERFLSELEGDIGKLAQQVRAAKAPVDLESTKALDGVIALLQSCTARVVQASEFAGCLGAQNQQDKAAVRLSGTVAGLSARFQGVSSEFENVLRQTEDDVWRQWMARPEIAPLTFVLSESRDQAREKMSPELESLALELAVDGYHGWSEHYETIVSSIAIPYTDEDGEKLLSAGQAFNKLHDNDNQARKDMFVKWEKAWEGVADYAADTLNHLAGFRLKLYERRGWDDVLKEPLGINRMSRESLDVMWDVIVKSKPALIAYLERKAKLLGLTKLGWEDVEAPLARSSGKISYDRAAEEIITQFGKFSQKLAEFAERAFDSSWIEVEDRPGKRPGGFCVSFPLSKESRIFMTYSGTPSNVATLAHELGHAYHSYLLDDQPVLNQNYAMNVAETASTFAEVIVSDAQVKAAGSDEEKLALLEEKIQNSVAFFMNIHARFLFETRFYEQRKAGLVSAEEISALMVEAQKEAFGGILSSYHPHFWASKLHFYITGVPFYNFPYTVGYMFSTGLYRLALQEGPSFADKYDALLRDTGVMTLEDLAGKHLGVDLSQPDFWQGAADLILEDISTFLDMTKYLA
- a CDS encoding YycC family protein, which produces MRPLQISPETALALSKQLGVPLEHLMHMPQHILLQKIAELSKKNTDGGEPKDGAEGKDEA